One genomic segment of Paenibacillus sp. FSL H8-0332 includes these proteins:
- a CDS encoding GNAT family N-acetyltransferase produces the protein MIKADLLKQIEELQQRCEQYEGISLKLNWDMLRHPGEAGGAEWLLAYEGELLTGFIGLYGIGGDMEVCGMVRPGYRRRGIFSGLWKQAETIIRQDKVKTLLLNTPAASASGNAYLKNLPLTFSHSEFQMKWDGAGSKVKASEASSASGNVLLRPARPEETPLLIAFDCDGFQMTEEDAAEMYAQQEQEASQEHIIIELSGQPAGKMRLWSEDNETWIYGFTVDKKLRGLGIGRSALQQTIEREQRNYNGVNLEVALDNPNALKLYESCGFVVQSQQDYYTHPLNS, from the coding sequence CGAGCAATATGAAGGGATCTCGCTGAAGCTGAATTGGGATATGCTGCGGCATCCGGGGGAAGCTGGCGGTGCAGAGTGGCTGCTAGCCTATGAGGGGGAGCTACTGACCGGATTCATCGGCCTGTACGGTATCGGCGGTGATATGGAGGTATGCGGCATGGTCCGGCCGGGCTACCGCCGCCGGGGGATCTTCAGTGGCCTCTGGAAGCAGGCAGAGACCATCATCCGGCAGGATAAAGTGAAGACACTGCTGCTTAACACCCCTGCGGCTTCAGCTTCAGGCAATGCCTATCTGAAAAACTTGCCGCTTACCTTCAGCCATTCGGAGTTTCAAATGAAATGGGATGGCGCAGGCAGCAAGGTTAAAGCCTCAGAGGCCAGCTCGGCTTCCGGCAATGTGTTGCTTCGGCCTGCACGCCCGGAGGAGACGCCTCTGCTCATCGCCTTCGACTGCGACGGGTTCCAGATGACTGAGGAGGACGCTGCTGAAATGTATGCGCAGCAGGAACAGGAAGCCTCCCAGGAGCATATCATCATCGAGCTTAGCGGCCAGCCCGCCGGGAAAATGCGCCTGTGGTCCGAGGACAACGAAACCTGGATCTACGGATTCACGGTGGATAAGAAGCTGCGCGGTCTCGGCATCGGCCGGAGTGCCCTGCAGCAGACAATCGAGCGTGAGCAGCGGAATTATAACGGAGTGAATCTGGAGGTTGCGCTGGATAACCCGAATGCGCTGAAGCTCTATGAGAGCTGCGGATTCGTCGTTCAGAGCCAGCAGGATTATTACACCCATCCTTTGAACAGCTAA
- a CDS encoding flavodoxin, with product MAKVLVAYASLTGNTEEIAELIVEGIRAAGGEAVLKSVMDCNADEIKAYEAVLLGAYTWGDGELPDEFLDFYEELDQLDLSSCKAAAFGSGDTGYEIYCGAVDQIEEKLKERGAEIVQPSLKIEYGPNAAEKEACRTYGRQFIEICAAVS from the coding sequence ATGGCTAAAGTGCTAGTGGCATATGCCAGCTTGACGGGCAATACGGAGGAAATCGCTGAACTGATCGTGGAAGGAATACGCGCGGCAGGCGGAGAGGCCGTTTTGAAATCGGTCATGGACTGCAATGCGGATGAGATAAAAGCTTATGAGGCTGTACTGCTGGGTGCGTACACCTGGGGAGACGGCGAGCTGCCGGATGAATTCCTGGATTTCTATGAAGAGCTGGATCAGCTGGATCTAAGCTCCTGTAAGGCGGCGGCCTTCGGAAGCGGAGACACCGGATATGAGATCTACTGCGGGGCCGTGGATCAGATTGAAGAGAAACTGAAGGAGCGCGGGGCCGAGATTGTGCAGCCCAGCCTGAAGATTGAATACGGTCCGAATGCAGCGGAGAAAGAAGCTTGCCGCACTTATGGACGCCAGTTCATCGAGATCTGCGCGGCGGTCTCTTAA
- a CDS encoding VOC family protein, whose translation MITAFDGINLYSKDPAALVAFYSEVLGIPVPFEGYGEAGGAKIAIDASQPGIIIWNADKWENLTTGTVNLVFSCGSLDETYEQLKAKGLDCQPPATMEYGGKEMNFRDPDGNAITLLEGGY comes from the coding sequence ATGATTACAGCTTTTGACGGCATCAATCTGTATAGTAAAGACCCGGCAGCTCTGGTAGCGTTCTATTCGGAGGTACTGGGCATCCCGGTTCCATTCGAGGGCTATGGAGAAGCAGGCGGGGCCAAAATTGCCATAGACGCCAGTCAGCCCGGCATCATTATATGGAATGCAGACAAGTGGGAGAACCTTACGACAGGAACCGTTAATCTGGTATTCTCCTGCGGCAGTCTGGACGAAACGTACGAGCAGCTGAAGGCGAAAGGACTGGATTGCCAGCCTCCGGCAACCATGGAGTACGGCGGTAAAGAGATGAATTTCCGTGATCCCGACGGCAACGCAATTACCTTGCTGGAAGGCGGATATTGA
- a CDS encoding helix-turn-helix domain-containing protein, translated as MYNLSALYHPITANPAGGGEYLPGRLLQPYIRCFWGSGALPMKPQLTETIIPDSCMDIIWEWDERTGESGGVFCGINDTPFETGQAAQPVSIQRFAIRFHFWAVHLFADEPLTEVLNVHVPVEYYFQTFRKELGDRLQHIRTMTERIAAAEAFLLRRLERGNRSSDGMMNAVHRLLTSRGSMTAGALESSSGLSSRQLERLFRQHIGLPPKKVADLIRFQNVWRDLYRAPQTKGVMQDIVFTYGYSHQSHLINNFKKFAGRTPLDALSHARR; from the coding sequence ATGTATAATCTTTCGGCGCTGTATCATCCGATTACGGCCAATCCGGCCGGGGGCGGCGAGTATCTGCCGGGCAGGCTGCTTCAGCCGTATATCCGCTGCTTCTGGGGATCAGGAGCACTGCCCATGAAGCCGCAGTTGACGGAGACAATCATACCTGACAGCTGCATGGACATCATATGGGAATGGGATGAGCGGACAGGGGAGTCCGGCGGGGTTTTTTGCGGAATTAACGACACACCGTTCGAGACAGGACAAGCAGCTCAGCCTGTGTCCATACAGCGGTTCGCCATCCGGTTTCACTTCTGGGCCGTTCATCTGTTCGCAGACGAGCCGCTGACGGAGGTGCTGAATGTTCATGTGCCGGTGGAGTATTATTTCCAGACCTTCCGTAAGGAGCTGGGGGACAGGCTCCAGCATATCCGTACAATGACTGAGCGCATCGCTGCTGCTGAAGCGTTCCTTCTGCGGAGATTGGAACGGGGAAACCGCAGCAGTGACGGGATGATGAACGCTGTCCACAGGCTGCTTACATCGAGAGGCAGCATGACGGCAGGGGCGCTGGAGAGCAGCTCCGGCCTAAGCAGCCGCCAGCTTGAACGGCTGTTCCGGCAGCATATCGGCCTTCCGCCCAAAAAGGTGGCCGATCTGATCCGCTTCCAGAATGTCTGGCGGGACCTGTACCGTGCTCCTCAGACCAAGGGTGTAATGCAAGATATAGTCTTTACCTACGGGTACAGTCACCAGTCGCATTTGATCAACAATTTCAAGAAATTTGCAGGCAGAACCCCGCTGGATGCGCTGAGTCATGCCCGGCGCTGA
- a CDS encoding class I SAM-dependent methyltransferase — MYIASDWKDYEVIDTGGGEKLERWGDIILRRPDPQIIWPLASESAKWRDVHGHYHRSSAGGGQWEMKKTIPEDWKISYGKLKFHLRPTNFKHTGLFPEQAANWRWMMDKIAAANRPISVLNLFAYTGGATVAAASAGASVVHVDAAKGMVQWAKENVALSGLADKPLRFITDDVFKFVQREQRRGSKYDAIIMDPPSYGRGPGGEMWKLEASLYPFLESCMEIMSDRPLFMLINSYTTGISPTVLRNMLSMTMGKRYGGKLNSGEIGLPITASGMNLPCGILGRWEA, encoded by the coding sequence ATGTATATAGCCAGTGATTGGAAAGACTATGAAGTGATCGATACCGGGGGCGGGGAGAAGCTCGAACGCTGGGGCGATATTATCCTGCGCCGGCCGGACCCGCAGATCATCTGGCCGCTGGCCAGCGAGAGCGCCAAGTGGCGGGATGTGCACGGACATTATCACCGCAGCTCAGCCGGAGGCGGGCAGTGGGAGATGAAGAAGACGATACCGGAGGACTGGAAAATCAGCTACGGCAAGCTGAAGTTTCACCTCCGCCCGACGAACTTCAAGCATACCGGCCTGTTCCCGGAGCAGGCGGCCAACTGGCGCTGGATGATGGACAAGATCGCTGCGGCTAACCGGCCGATCTCCGTCCTCAACCTGTTCGCCTATACCGGCGGAGCCACTGTTGCGGCAGCAAGTGCCGGAGCATCCGTCGTGCATGTCGATGCGGCCAAAGGAATGGTGCAATGGGCCAAGGAGAATGTAGCCCTGTCCGGTCTTGCCGACAAGCCGCTCCGCTTCATTACCGATGATGTATTCAAGTTCGTCCAGCGCGAACAGCGCCGCGGCAGCAAATATGATGCAATTATTATGGACCCGCCGTCCTACGGAAGAGGGCCGGGCGGTGAAATGTGGAAGCTGGAAGCCAGTCTCTATCCGTTCCTGGAGAGCTGCATGGAGATTATGAGCGACCGTCCGCTATTCATGCTGATTAACTCCTACACGACCGGCATCTCGCCAACCGTACTGCGCAACATGCTGTCGATGACCATGGGTAAGCGCTATGGCGGCAAGCTGAATTCCGGTGAGATCGGCTTGCCGATTACAGCCTCCGGCATGAATCTGCCTTGCGGGATTCTGGGCCGCTGGGAGGCGTAA
- a CDS encoding RluA family pseudouridine synthase, with translation MTGTNNAAAGESGSSPSRFEILYEDNHLLGVVKPVNIPVQEDATGDPDLLTLLKEDVKERYAKPGNVFVGLVHRLDRPVGGAMIFAKTSKAASRLSESVRTHAFQKVYLTVVHGQPPGAEARLEHTLLKDAKSNTVQVVRRGTPGGKEAILDYTVIGSAEGYSLLKIDLLTGRSHQIRVQLSAIGCPLYGDQKYGAAVNRPGQQIALWSALTRFPHPVTKEEVELLSLPPRSYPWNLWTPQIQKQAIL, from the coding sequence ATGACCGGAACGAATAACGCAGCAGCAGGAGAATCCGGCAGCAGCCCCTCGCGGTTCGAAATTTTATATGAGGACAACCATCTGCTCGGCGTTGTGAAGCCCGTGAATATTCCCGTTCAGGAGGATGCTACAGGCGACCCGGATCTGCTGACCCTGCTGAAGGAAGATGTGAAGGAACGCTACGCGAAGCCGGGTAACGTCTTCGTGGGCCTGGTTCACCGGTTGGACCGGCCTGTAGGCGGTGCAATGATTTTTGCCAAGACCTCGAAGGCGGCCTCCCGGCTATCCGAGAGTGTCCGTACCCACGCCTTCCAGAAGGTGTATCTGACGGTGGTGCATGGTCAGCCTCCTGGCGCAGAGGCCAGGCTTGAGCATACGCTGCTGAAGGACGCGAAGAGCAATACCGTCCAGGTGGTCCGCCGGGGAACACCGGGCGGTAAGGAGGCTATTCTCGATTATACGGTCATCGGCAGCGCAGAGGGGTATTCCTTGCTGAAGATTGACCTGCTGACCGGCCGCTCCCATCAGATCCGCGTACAGCTAAGCGCTATCGGCTGTCCGCTCTACGGAGATCAGAAGTACGGCGCGGCCGTGAACAGACCGGGACAGCAAATTGCATTATGGTCTGCACTCACCCGCTTCCCGCATCCGGTGACCAAAGAGGAAGTGGAGCTGCTCTCCCTGCCTCCCCGGTCCTATCCCTGGAATCTATGGACTCCACAAATTCAAAAGCAGGCTATCCTTTAA
- a CDS encoding MarR family transcriptional regulator produces the protein MHSTEFSKIWHKILKDYKLHMDSKLAPTLTDAQLTVLELLQERDAMKPSDLAPHLATSPAAVTMLLDRMEKHNLIIRERDVSDRRIVWVSITETGQQETLRGLKVRSDFFAEALDPISSHNQQLLLYLMGKMAVTPAVESAASVQSV, from the coding sequence GTGCACTCCACTGAATTCAGTAAAATCTGGCATAAGATATTAAAAGACTATAAGTTACATATGGACAGCAAGCTTGCCCCTACATTGACTGATGCCCAGCTTACCGTACTGGAATTGCTGCAGGAGCGTGACGCGATGAAGCCTTCTGATTTGGCTCCTCATCTGGCGACCAGCCCGGCGGCTGTGACGATGCTGCTTGACCGGATGGAGAAGCATAATCTGATTATCCGTGAACGCGATGTCTCGGACCGCAGAATTGTCTGGGTGAGCATCACCGAGACAGGCCAGCAGGAGACGCTGCGCGGACTGAAGGTCCGCAGTGACTTTTTTGCCGAAGCCCTGGACCCGATTTCCTCCCATAACCAGCAGCTGCTGCTCTATCTCATGGGGAAGATGGCTGTTACCCCGGCGGTGGAGAGCGCCGCTTCTGTACAGTCCGTATAA
- the gyrA gene encoding DNA gyrase subunit A produces MSSLSEQFLPAFLEEVVGDRFGRYSKYIIQDRAIPDVRDGLKPVQRRILYAMYDSGNTPDKPYRKSAKTVGDVMGNYHPHGDSSIYDGMVRMAQPWKMGHVLVDGHGNWGSMDDDPAAAMRYTEARLSPIALEMMRDIEKRTVLFKDNFDNTAKEPVVVPSRYPNLLVNGTSGISAGFATEIPPHNLREVIDACIAVMQKPDIALEDIMTFIKGPDFPTGGTIMGGDGIMDAYRTGKGRIYLRSKTEIENLRGGKQQIVITEVPFQIVKSRLVTAMENIRLEKKIEGIAEVRDESGREGLRIVVELKKEADAQGVLAYLLKKTDLQITYNFNMVAIVNKAPQQLGLKAILEAYIAHQREVVSNRTRFDLERAEDRAHVLEGLVKALNILDEVIAAIKASKNRQDAQNNLVWMFGFSERQADSILTLQLYRLTNLEIHSLQKELDEMMARIAVLQGILDSDKKLITVIRKELLEIRDKYGIDRRSLIQGEVEELKVNMEVLVNAEDVLVALSADGYIKRTGMLSFTRSGGERHSSGVKEGDHIVKLLDLNTRESLLVFTRKGQYFLLPVHQIPEFKWKEPGTAIVNVIGLAKGDGVVSMLPVGNLEDPQASLVFITRKGQVKRTELKEYSTSRSGAVAACKVAEGDEIITVALSSNDKDIVLVTREGMSIRFRENEVNPMGRVATGVRGIQLREGDEVVSCFWVSEDEGEILAISDIGYAKRSLMVDYPSQSRGGKGMPTFEFKEGKRVRPNGSRLVGAFYCKQPLELTVITQSGAVHSFSSESAPIAERRSTGKQLVAVEKKDEISILFQAVK; encoded by the coding sequence ATGAGCAGTTTATCAGAGCAATTTTTGCCGGCTTTTCTGGAAGAGGTCGTGGGTGACCGGTTTGGCCGGTATTCCAAATATATCATTCAGGACCGGGCGATTCCGGATGTACGCGACGGGCTGAAGCCCGTGCAGCGCCGGATTCTGTATGCCATGTACGATTCCGGCAATACGCCGGATAAGCCCTACCGCAAGTCGGCCAAAACCGTCGGTGATGTCATGGGTAACTACCATCCCCACGGGGATTCCTCGATCTACGACGGGATGGTGCGGATGGCACAGCCTTGGAAGATGGGGCATGTGCTGGTGGACGGACACGGCAACTGGGGTTCCATGGATGATGATCCGGCAGCGGCTATGCGTTATACCGAAGCCCGCCTTTCTCCGATTGCCTTGGAGATGATGCGCGATATTGAGAAGCGCACCGTTCTTTTCAAGGACAACTTCGATAATACGGCCAAGGAGCCGGTGGTCGTTCCCTCCCGTTATCCGAATCTGCTGGTGAACGGGACAAGCGGAATTTCTGCCGGATTCGCCACCGAGATTCCGCCGCATAACCTGCGGGAAGTGATTGACGCCTGTATCGCTGTGATGCAGAAGCCGGATATTGCCCTGGAGGATATCATGACCTTCATCAAGGGGCCGGATTTCCCGACAGGCGGAACCATTATGGGCGGAGACGGCATTATGGATGCTTACCGAACCGGCAAAGGCCGTATCTATCTGCGTTCCAAGACGGAGATTGAGAACCTGCGCGGCGGCAAGCAGCAGATCGTGATTACCGAGGTGCCTTTTCAGATCGTGAAGTCGCGGCTCGTGACTGCCATGGAGAACATCCGTCTGGAGAAAAAGATCGAAGGGATCGCCGAGGTCCGCGATGAGAGCGGCCGTGAGGGCCTGCGCATTGTGGTGGAGCTGAAGAAGGAGGCGGATGCCCAGGGCGTCTTAGCCTACCTGCTCAAAAAAACCGACCTGCAAATCACCTACAACTTCAACATGGTGGCCATCGTCAACAAGGCTCCGCAGCAGCTGGGACTCAAAGCAATTCTTGAAGCCTACATTGCTCATCAGCGTGAAGTGGTCAGCAACCGTACCCGGTTCGATCTGGAACGGGCGGAGGACCGTGCCCATGTCCTGGAGGGACTGGTCAAGGCGCTGAACATTCTGGATGAAGTGATCGCTGCCATCAAGGCCTCGAAGAACCGTCAGGATGCCCAGAATAATCTGGTATGGATGTTCGGCTTCAGCGAACGACAGGCTGATTCTATCCTTACCTTGCAGCTCTACCGCTTGACCAATCTTGAGATTCACTCCCTTCAGAAGGAGCTGGATGAGATGATGGCCCGGATTGCTGTTCTGCAGGGGATTCTGGACAGCGACAAGAAGCTGATTACCGTCATCCGCAAGGAGCTGCTGGAGATCCGTGACAAATACGGAATCGACCGCCGTTCCCTGATTCAAGGAGAGGTGGAGGAGCTTAAGGTCAACATGGAGGTGCTGGTGAATGCGGAGGATGTACTGGTTGCACTCTCTGCTGACGGCTATATCAAGCGGACCGGCATGTTGTCCTTCACCCGCTCGGGCGGGGAGCGTCACTCTTCAGGCGTCAAGGAAGGCGATCATATCGTCAAGCTGCTGGATTTAAATACCCGGGAGAGCCTGCTAGTCTTCACCCGGAAGGGCCAATACTTCCTGCTTCCGGTTCACCAGATTCCGGAGTTCAAATGGAAAGAGCCGGGGACGGCCATCGTGAACGTGATCGGACTGGCGAAGGGAGACGGTGTCGTCAGTATGCTGCCGGTCGGTAATCTGGAGGACCCGCAGGCGAGTCTAGTCTTTATCACCCGTAAGGGCCAGGTGAAGCGTACCGAGCTCAAGGAGTACTCTACAAGCCGTTCCGGAGCCGTTGCCGCCTGTAAGGTGGCCGAAGGCGATGAGATCATTACAGTGGCCCTGAGCAGCAACGACAAGGACATTGTGCTCGTTACCCGTGAGGGCATGAGCATCCGTTTCCGTGAGAATGAAGTGAATCCTATGGGCCGGGTGGCCACAGGAGTTAGGGGGATACAGCTCCGTGAAGGAGATGAGGTCGTCTCCTGCTTCTGGGTCAGTGAGGATGAAGGTGAGATCCTGGCTATTTCGGACATCGGCTATGCCAAGCGTTCCCTGATGGTGGATTATCCTTCCCAGAGCCGTGGAGGCAAAGGGATGCCAACGTTCGAGTTCAAGGAGGGCAAGCGTGTCCGTCCGAACGGCAGCAGGCTGGTCGGTGCATTCTACTGCAAGCAGCCGCTGGAGCTGACCGTCATCACCCAGAGCGGGGCTGTGCATTCGTTCTCCTCTGAATCAGCACCGATTGCTGAGCGCCGTTCTACAGGCAAGCAACTGGTTGCCGTCGAGAAGAAGGACGAGATTTCCATTCTTTTTCAGGCTGTAAAGTAA